TATCGATATACAAAAATATCCCTACGATCTCATCCTTCGATACATTCGACATCGATATATACACACAAAAGGAGGACGTACCTACAAACCAAATATATTGCCGATCATCAGAGAGAGATCGACATAGttctttgattaattaattaattaattttttttattaaaaaaattagttaattaattaatcaaaacgAATCGCTCTCGCTCTCTCGATGTTCTTCATTCCCAGAATACCATTCCTAGACTCCGCCTTAGACCTTGCCACCCTGCTCTTCATCTCCGCCCTCATCATCCTCTCCCTCCTCTCCCTCTGCTTCATCTTCCACCTCTGCTTCAAGTCCCGCACCGCTCTCCATCTCCAACACTTCAACTCCCTCTGGACCGTCCGATTCCTCCTCGTCCTCTTCGTCATCTTCTGGTCCCTCAACGAGCTCCTCCGTATCCCCACCCTCCGCCGCACCTACCTCTACCCTTTCTTCTCCACCCTCGCCCCCTTCGAGGAGCCCCACTTCTGCAAAATCCATGTGGCTCTCTCCCTGGGGTTTTTCGAGCCCGCCTTCTTGGTCACCCTCCTCTTCCTCGTCGACGTCTCCATCGAGAAAAAGACCCCCAATGCCTTCTGGGCCATTGCCTTCGTCCTCGCCACCTGTCTCCCCATGGCTCTGGTCCAAGttatcttcttgttcttcaacCCCTTTCAGAAGCTCCGCCTCCCCGTGCCCGACTTTTTCGTGCGGAGCTATGTCGTCAGCAAGAGCGAGTTGGGGATCAGCATGGTGTCCTGCGCGTACCCTTTGTTGAACACCATCATGTTCGGTTCGTTTGGGGCTGCGTACTCGctctggtttttgttttcgtgCTGGAAGGTTTTGTCTTTGGTGATCAACAAAGGGCTGAGGACGCGCATTTACACCCTGGCAGCCACGGTACTGGTGCCGTTGCCGCTGCAGATCATTTTCATGGGGCTGAGCAATTTTTGGAAGCCGGACCACCCGGCCTTCGCCGCAGTCTCCTTCGTTGCGTTTCTCGCCACGCTCACATGCGCCGCGGTGGGGgagggcattttggtcattaAACCCATCGGTGACTCCTTGGCGGCCGGAGGAGATGCTTGCCGGTGGAATAGGGAGAAAAAACCGGCGGAGGTCGCGGATAGTGGAGATAAGTGTGCCGTC
Above is a window of Prunus persica cultivar Lovell chromosome G2, Prunus_persica_NCBIv2, whole genome shotgun sequence DNA encoding:
- the LOC109947454 gene encoding high mobility group nucleosome-binding domain-containing protein 5-like, giving the protein MGPSPSLNLGADSVPDITAKIAVKEDGTLISTIRDLRRFFLPIPPASISSGRQGVTDGFNDQNALPHRGACERGEKRNEGDCGEGRVVRLPKIAQPHENDLQRQRHQYRGCQGVNARPQPFVDHQRQNLPARKQKPERVRSPKRTEHDGVQQRVRAGHHADPQLALADDIAPHEKVGHGEAELLKGVEEQEDNLDQSHGETGGEDEGNGPEGIGGLFLDGDVDEEEEGDQEGGLEKPQGESHMDFAEVGLLEGGEGGEERVEVGAAEGGDTEELVEGPEDDEEDEEESDGPEGVEVLEMESGAGLEAEVEDEAEGEEGEDDEGGDEEQGGKV